A region of Desulfomicrobium escambiense DSM 10707 DNA encodes the following proteins:
- a CDS encoding HP0495 family protein: MKRPELEFPLHWEYKIIAVRTDEAFAAICEVIRSHGFEERPAASNVSRNGSYVTYTVRMHLETREVLDSLSRALAACEGVKYLL, from the coding sequence ATGAAACGACCGGAACTCGAGTTCCCGCTCCACTGGGAATACAAGATCATCGCCGTGCGCACCGACGAGGCCTTCGCCGCTATCTGCGAGGTCATCCGCAGCCATGGCTTCGAAGAAAGGCCCGCGGCCAGCAACGTCTCGCGCAACGGGTCCTACGTGACCTACACCGTGCGCATGCACCTCGAAACCCGCGAGGTCCTGGACAGCCTGAGCCGCGCCCTGGCGGCGTGCGAGGGCGTGAAGTATCTCCTGTAG
- a CDS encoding multidrug effflux MFS transporter produces the protein MTTSAPTKIRALLILALLAAFPPLSTDMYLPALPSLTALWNTTEATINLTLVAFFVSFSLALLFYGPISDRYGRKPVLMAGISIYILACLVCAAADGPWMLVAGRILQGMGAASAATLSLAMTKDCFEGAERERVMAHMAVIVSLAPMLAPVLGGLILNVAGWPVIFYTQVVLGVVSMWGVWRLKEPAPATGRSLGQVLKAYVKLISNLRFMTLCTLIALGMTPLFCFIGGSAFIFIDHFGLSEQVYSYFFAFNSAALMLGFWICGRLLKRHVPGFKIIIMGYSGILAGAVALAFCAELGPWGMAVPMAFLTMSLGMTRPPSSNFLLEQVRQDAGSAASLIMFTYFVGGATAMWFIALPWDNKILTLALVGVATSALVLALLPRLGRTRGV, from the coding sequence ATGACAACATCAGCCCCGACCAAAATCCGAGCCCTGCTCATCCTGGCCCTGCTGGCCGCCTTTCCGCCCCTGTCCACGGACATGTATCTGCCGGCCCTGCCATCCCTGACGGCCCTGTGGAACACCACCGAGGCGACCATCAACCTGACTCTGGTGGCCTTCTTCGTCAGCTTCAGCCTGGCCCTGCTCTTCTACGGCCCCATCTCGGACCGCTACGGCCGCAAGCCCGTGCTCATGGCCGGCATTTCAATCTATATCCTGGCCTGCCTGGTCTGCGCCGCGGCCGACGGCCCGTGGATGCTCGTGGCCGGCCGCATCCTGCAGGGTATGGGCGCCGCCTCGGCCGCGACCCTGTCCCTGGCCATGACCAAGGACTGCTTCGAGGGGGCCGAGCGCGAGCGCGTCATGGCCCACATGGCCGTCATCGTGTCCCTGGCGCCCATGCTGGCCCCGGTGCTCGGAGGGCTCATCCTGAACGTCGCGGGCTGGCCGGTCATTTTCTACACCCAGGTCGTGCTGGGCGTCGTGTCCATGTGGGGCGTGTGGAGGCTGAAGGAACCCGCGCCGGCCACGGGCCGAAGCCTCGGACAGGTCCTGAAGGCGTATGTGAAGCTCATCTCGAACCTGCGTTTCATGACGCTGTGCACCCTCATCGCCCTCGGCATGACCCCGCTCTTCTGCTTCATCGGCGGGTCCGCATTCATCTTCATCGACCACTTCGGCCTGAGCGAACAGGTCTACAGCTACTTCTTCGCCTTCAACTCCGCGGCGCTCATGCTCGGCTTCTGGATCTGCGGCCGCCTGCTCAAGCGGCATGTGCCCGGATTCAAGATCATCATCATGGGGTACTCCGGCATCCTGGCCGGAGCAGTGGCCCTGGCCTTCTGCGCGGAACTCGGTCCCTGGGGCATGGCCGTGCCCATGGCCTTCCTGACCATGAGCCTGGGAATGACCCGCCCGCCGAGCAGCAACTTCCTGCTCGAACAGGTCCGGCAGGACGCGGGCTCGGCGGCGTCGCTCATCATGTTCACCTACTTCGTGGGTGGCGCCACGGCCATGTGGTTCATCGCCCTGCCCTGGGACAACAAGATCCTGACCCTGGCCCTGGTCGGCGTGGCCACCAGCGCCCTGGTTTTAGCGCTGTTGCCGAGGCTGGGACGGACGCGGGGAGTGTAG
- a CDS encoding APC family permease, with protein MSQELNKKFGLFTAIAMVVGIVIGSGVFFKAEKILTATGGNLPLGILSWVIGGLIMISCACTFAIMATKYERVNGIVDYAEAAMGRTYGYYVGWFMAMIYYPTLTSVLAWVSARYTCVLFGWDITGGQCMTIAGFYLVASYALNALSPVLAGKFQVTATVIKLIPLALMAVVGTVYGMGNGMIMRNFTTVVTEVEPTVALFTAVVATAFAYEGWIIATSINAELKDSKRNLPIALVAGTFGVMLVYILYYVGLAGAVTNETLMAGGQEGAKLAFETVFSNLGGTLVFVFVIISCLGTLNGLMLGCTRGIYSIAARGEGPGVAMFRQIDPVSNMPTNSAIFGLLLSTVWLVYFYGANLTDPWFGFFCFDSSELPIVSLYAMYLPIFVSFMRNEGDLPVLTRFVLPALALCGSLFMIYAACYAHGMAVVAYLAIFAVVMLAGAVLAKSRARA; from the coding sequence GTGTCTCAGGAACTGAACAAGAAATTCGGTCTGTTCACCGCCATCGCCATGGTGGTCGGCATCGTCATCGGCAGCGGCGTGTTCTTCAAGGCGGAGAAGATCCTCACCGCCACGGGCGGGAATCTGCCGCTGGGCATCCTGTCCTGGGTCATCGGCGGGCTGATCATGATCTCCTGCGCCTGCACCTTCGCCATCATGGCCACCAAGTACGAGCGGGTGAACGGCATCGTGGACTACGCCGAGGCGGCCATGGGTCGAACCTACGGGTATTATGTCGGCTGGTTCATGGCCATGATCTACTACCCGACCCTGACCTCGGTCCTGGCCTGGGTCTCTGCTCGCTACACCTGCGTGCTCTTCGGCTGGGACATCACCGGCGGGCAGTGTATGACCATCGCCGGCTTCTACCTCGTGGCCAGCTACGCCCTGAACGCCCTCTCGCCCGTCCTGGCAGGGAAGTTCCAGGTCACGGCCACGGTCATCAAGCTCATCCCCCTGGCGCTCATGGCTGTGGTCGGCACCGTCTACGGCATGGGCAACGGCATGATCATGCGCAACTTCACGACCGTGGTGACCGAGGTCGAGCCCACCGTGGCCCTGTTCACCGCCGTGGTGGCCACTGCCTTCGCCTACGAAGGCTGGATCATCGCCACGAGCATCAACGCCGAACTCAAGGACTCCAAGCGCAATCTGCCCATCGCCCTGGTGGCCGGGACCTTCGGCGTCATGCTCGTCTACATCCTCTACTACGTGGGCCTGGCCGGCGCCGTGACCAACGAGACCCTCATGGCCGGCGGCCAGGAAGGGGCCAAGCTCGCCTTCGAGACCGTGTTCTCGAATCTCGGCGGGACGCTGGTCTTCGTCTTCGTCATCATCTCCTGCCTGGGCACCCTGAACGGCCTCATGCTCGGCTGCACGCGCGGCATCTACTCCATCGCCGCCCGCGGCGAGGGCCCTGGCGTAGCCATGTTCCGCCAGATCGACCCCGTCTCCAACATGCCGACCAACTCGGCCATCTTCGGCCTGCTGCTCTCGACCGTCTGGCTGGTCTACTTCTACGGGGCCAACCTGACGGACCCGTGGTTCGGCTTCTTCTGCTTCGACTCTTCCGAACTGCCCATCGTGTCGCTCTACGCCATGTACCTGCCGATCTTCGTGTCCTTCATGCGCAACGAGGGCGACCTGCCCGTGCTGACGCGCTTCGTGCTGCCGGCCCTGGCCCTGTGCGGCAGCCTCTTCATGATCTACGCCGCCTGCTACGCCCACGGCATGGCCGTAGTGGCCTACCTTGCCATCTTCGCCGTGGTCATGCTGGCCGGGGCGGTGCTGGCGAAATCCAGAGCCCGGGCCTGA
- a CDS encoding ABC transporter substrate-binding protein → MKKLIILASLLLFATTAQAEKLTVLLDWFVNPDHAPLFVAQEKGFFKAHGLDVEFIAPSNPNDPPKLVAAGQADIAVSYQHQHQVQVAEGLPLTRIATLVATPLNSLVVLKDGPIKTIADLKGKTIGYSVGGFETAILKAMLAKEGLTLGDVKLVNVNFSLSPSLFTGQTDAVIGAFRNFELNQMDIEGRPGRAFFVEEHGVPPYDELILVAASKNTADPRLRRFVDALEEGVQFLVNHPEESWKLFVSGDRASLDDELNRRAWRDTLPRFALRPGALDQTRYLRFSEFLQREKLVTTMPPLESWAVELR, encoded by the coding sequence ATGAAAAAACTCATCATCCTCGCATCCCTCCTCCTCTTCGCCACGACGGCCCAGGCCGAGAAGCTGACCGTGCTCCTGGACTGGTTCGTCAACCCCGACCACGCGCCCCTCTTCGTGGCCCAGGAAAAGGGCTTCTTCAAGGCGCACGGCCTGGACGTGGAGTTCATTGCCCCGTCCAACCCCAACGACCCGCCCAAGCTCGTGGCAGCCGGCCAGGCCGACATCGCCGTGTCCTACCAGCACCAGCACCAGGTGCAGGTGGCCGAGGGCCTGCCCCTGACGCGCATCGCGACCCTGGTCGCCACGCCGCTCAACTCGCTGGTGGTCCTGAAGGACGGCCCCATCAAGACCATTGCCGACCTCAAGGGCAAGACCATCGGCTATTCCGTGGGCGGCTTCGAGACGGCCATCCTCAAGGCGATGCTTGCAAAGGAAGGCCTGACCCTGGGCGACGTGAAGCTCGTCAACGTCAACTTCTCCCTGTCCCCGTCCCTGTTCACGGGCCAGACCGACGCCGTCATCGGCGCCTTCCGCAACTTCGAGCTGAACCAGATGGACATCGAGGGCCGTCCGGGCCGGGCCTTCTTCGTGGAGGAACACGGCGTGCCGCCTTACGACGAACTCATCCTCGTGGCCGCGTCCAAGAACACGGCCGACCCGAGGCTGCGCCGCTTCGTCGACGCCCTGGAGGAAGGCGTGCAGTTCCTGGTCAACCATCCCGAGGAGAGCTGGAAGCTCTTCGTCTCCGGCGACCGGGCCTCCCTGGACGACGAACTGAACCGCCGCGCCTGGCGCGACACCCTGCCCCGCTTCGCCCTGCGTCCGGGAGCCCTGGATCAGACCCGCTACCTGCGCTTCTCGGAGTTCCTGCAGCGCGAGAAGCTCGTCACGACGATGCCGCCCCTCGAATCGTGGGCGGTGGAACTGCGCTGA
- a CDS encoding ABC transporter permease, translating into MKALRPLTLLVGLTGLWQLLVALTGVPPYILPGPLPVARALTAHLPVLAGHLGTTLTEILLGLGLGTLLGSSAALAMILSPLLKRWMLPVLVASQAIPVFAMAPILVLWLGYGMASKVAMAVLIIFFPVASSFYSGMRRTDADLLELARIMDARPLKVLTCIVIPSALPSFAAGLRVATAVAPIGAVVGEWVGSSRGLGYFMLHANARMQIDLMFAALTVLAAASLSLYFLVDRLLDRLVFWQPRDAGQ; encoded by the coding sequence GTGAAGGCCCTGCGTCCCCTGACCCTGCTGGTCGGCCTCACGGGCCTGTGGCAGCTGCTGGTCGCCCTGACCGGCGTCCCTCCCTACATCCTGCCCGGCCCCCTGCCCGTGGCCCGTGCCCTGACCGCGCACCTGCCGGTCCTGGCCGGGCATCTGGGCACAACGCTGACGGAGATCCTGCTGGGCCTGGGACTGGGCACGCTCCTGGGCTCCTCGGCCGCCCTGGCCATGATCCTTTCGCCGCTGCTCAAGCGCTGGATGCTGCCCGTGCTGGTGGCCAGCCAGGCCATCCCGGTCTTCGCCATGGCCCCGATCCTGGTGCTGTGGCTAGGCTACGGCATGGCCTCCAAGGTGGCCATGGCCGTGCTGATCATCTTCTTCCCCGTGGCCTCATCCTTCTACTCGGGCATGCGCCGCACCGACGCCGACCTGCTGGAGCTGGCCCGCATCATGGACGCCAGGCCCCTCAAGGTCCTGACCTGCATCGTCATCCCCTCGGCCCTGCCGTCCTTCGCCGCCGGCCTGCGCGTGGCCACGGCCGTTGCCCCCATCGGCGCCGTGGTCGGCGAATGGGTGGGTTCGAGCCGGGGCCTGGGCTACTTCATGCTGCACGCCAACGCGCGCATGCAGATCGACCTCATGTTCGCCGCCCTGACCGTTCTGGCGGCGGCGTCCCTGAGTCTCTATTTTCTCGTGGACCGGCTGCTGGACAGGCTGGTCTTCTGGCAGCCGAGGGATGCAGGGCAATGA
- a CDS encoding ABC transporter ATP-binding protein encodes MPETSSHPGPAHPAQAPGASAITLDGLSFDFEGRPIFRELDLTIPGGRTTCILGPSGCGKSTLLRIMAGTPHYAFSGSVRFEEGSDTAVSWMSQNDLLLPWLSLLDNVLLGARLRGELCGEKRDKALALIREAGLAGSEDKLPAALSGGMRQRGALLRTLMEERPVILMDEPFSALDALTRVRLQNLAAKLTSGATVVLVTHDPMEALRLGHRIVVLGGSPARVMEIVEPAGRTPREPGAELAALYAQLLARLMNAEAA; translated from the coding sequence ATGCCTGAGACTTCAAGCCATCCAGGCCCGGCGCACCCCGCACAGGCGCCCGGCGCATCCGCCATCACCCTGGACGGCCTGTCCTTCGATTTCGAAGGACGGCCCATCTTCCGGGAGCTCGACCTGACCATCCCGGGCGGGCGGACGACCTGCATCCTCGGCCCCAGCGGTTGCGGCAAGTCGACCCTGCTCAGGATCATGGCCGGAACGCCGCACTACGCCTTTTCGGGCTCCGTGCGCTTCGAGGAGGGCTCGGACACGGCCGTGTCCTGGATGAGCCAGAATGACCTGCTCCTGCCCTGGCTGTCCCTGCTGGACAACGTCCTGCTGGGCGCCAGGCTGCGCGGCGAGTTGTGCGGGGAAAAACGGGACAAGGCCCTGGCCCTCATCCGCGAGGCGGGCCTGGCCGGCAGCGAGGACAAGCTCCCCGCCGCCCTGTCCGGCGGCATGCGCCAGCGCGGCGCCCTGCTGCGCACGCTGATGGAGGAGCGGCCGGTCATCCTCATGGACGAGCCCTTCTCGGCCCTGGACGCCCTGACCCGCGTGCGGCTGCAGAATCTGGCGGCAAAGCTGACCTCAGGGGCCACGGTGGTCCTGGTCACCCACGATCCCATGGAGGCCCTGCGCCTGGGACACCGCATCGTGGTCCTGGGCGGCAGCCCGGCGCGGGTCATGGAAATCGTCGAACCCGCGGGACGGACGCCGCGGGAACCCGGTGCGGAACTGGCGGCCCTGTATGCGCAGCTGCTGGCCCGGCTCATGAATGCGGAGGCCGCGTGA
- the thiD gene encoding bifunctional hydroxymethylpyrimidine kinase/phosphomethylpyrimidine kinase has protein sequence MNQPKTYARVLTIAGSDSGGGAGIQADLKTIAANGCYGASVITALTAQNTLGVTGIHAVPVDFVAAQMDAVLGDIGADAVKIGMLFSPELIRTVAAGLTRHGVRIVVLDPVMVAQSGDKLLQDEAIDALKRELIPLATLITPNLPEASVLLGHDIDTAEAARAAVMDLAALGCENVLVKGGHLESGDSDDTLLIGPENRVVTLRGERIPTRNNHGTGCTLSSAIASNLAKGHDVETAVRNAKEYISGAIRAGAGYVIGKGHGPVHHFYKFFM, from the coding sequence ATGAACCAGCCCAAGACATACGCACGCGTCCTGACCATCGCCGGCTCCGACTCCGGCGGCGGCGCCGGCATCCAGGCCGACCTGAAGACCATAGCCGCGAACGGCTGCTACGGCGCCAGCGTCATCACCGCCCTGACGGCCCAGAACACCCTGGGAGTGACGGGCATCCACGCCGTGCCCGTGGACTTCGTGGCCGCGCAGATGGACGCGGTGCTGGGCGACATCGGGGCCGACGCCGTGAAGATCGGCATGCTCTTCTCGCCGGAGCTGATCCGCACCGTGGCCGCCGGCCTGACGCGCCACGGCGTGCGCATCGTGGTCCTGGACCCGGTCATGGTCGCCCAGAGCGGGGACAAACTGCTGCAGGACGAGGCCATCGACGCCCTGAAGCGCGAACTCATCCCCCTGGCCACCCTCATCACGCCCAATCTGCCCGAGGCCTCGGTCCTGCTGGGCCACGACATCGACACGGCCGAGGCGGCCCGCGCCGCGGTCATGGACCTGGCAGCCCTGGGCTGCGAAAACGTGCTGGTCAAGGGCGGGCACCTGGAGTCGGGCGACAGCGACGACACGCTGCTCATCGGCCCGGAGAACCGCGTCGTGACCCTGCGCGGCGAGCGAATCCCGACACGCAACAATCACGGCACGGGCTGCACCCTGTCCTCGGCCATCGCCTCGAACCTGGCCAAAGGCCACGACGTGGAGACGGCCGTGCGCAACGCCAAGGAGTACATCAGCGGCGCCATCCGCGCCGGCGCCGGGTACGTCATCGGCAAAGGGCACGGGCCCGTGCACCACTTCTACAAATTCTTCATGTGA
- the thiE gene encoding thiamine phosphate synthase translates to MPDYSLYLVTDRGLSLGRDTADIVRAAVAGGATCVQLREKSCGTREFVREARAVRDILAGTGVPLIINDRVDVALAVGADGVHLGQTDMLVADARRLTGSHMLIGVSAECVEDAVRAQAQGADYIGVSPVFATPTKTDTAPPLGLAGVAAIRAAVSLPVVGIGGIGPANAADVIRAGCDGIAVVSAIVSAADPERAAAELLNIIRRAREAS, encoded by the coding sequence ATGCCTGATTACTCCCTCTACCTGGTCACGGACCGCGGGCTGTCTCTGGGCCGCGACACGGCCGACATCGTGCGGGCGGCCGTGGCCGGCGGGGCGACCTGCGTGCAGCTGCGCGAAAAGAGCTGCGGCACGCGGGAGTTCGTGCGCGAGGCCAGGGCCGTGCGCGACATCCTGGCCGGGACGGGCGTGCCGCTCATCATCAACGACCGCGTGGACGTGGCCCTGGCCGTGGGCGCCGACGGCGTGCACCTGGGCCAGACCGACATGCTTGTCGCCGACGCCCGCCGCCTGACGGGCTCGCACATGCTCATCGGCGTGTCGGCCGAGTGCGTGGAGGACGCCGTGCGCGCCCAGGCCCAAGGCGCCGACTACATCGGCGTGAGCCCGGTCTTCGCCACCCCGACCAAGACCGACACGGCCCCGCCCCTGGGCCTGGCCGGCGTCGCGGCCATCCGTGCGGCCGTGTCCCTGCCGGTCGTGGGCATCGGCGGCATCGGCCCGGCCAACGCGGCCGACGTCATCCGGGCCGGGTGCGACGGCATCGCCGTGGTCTCGGCCATCGTTTCCGCGGCCGACCCCGAAAGGGCCGCGGCCGAGCTTCTAAACATCATCCGAAGGGCACGGGAGGCATCATGA